From Thermoflexus hugenholtzii JAD2, a single genomic window includes:
- a CDS encoding branched-chain amino acid ABC transporter permease, translating into MNWLSQPGLRDAVWFPLVSALAFAAFLGSLLVIYYAPLSGALRAFLGLAILLVLLPLLGIRNTFLLEVATQVGIFAAMALGLNIVVGFAGLLDLGYVAFYAVGAYLWAIFGSPQANIAFGTNRFPLEPEWFFLFLFLAVGVAALTGILLGLPVLRLRGDYLAIVTLAFGEVIRVIVNNLDKPINLTNGPQGIRPVQRPPLFFKPWLHALGIRLEDPTLYALYFYFLVLLVIGFAIWMARRLENSWVGRAWTAIREDELAAQAMGIPLVRMKLAAFATGASFAGAMGMIFAAKQYFINPESFTFMESIGVLVMVIVGGMGSIPGAIVGATVVTILNLQILKGLSLMLNKLRQAGVVIPLINFPLSQWPTQLEPAKYERLVFGILLILMMILRPQGLIPERRHRLELAEAMGREEELERLPVEEELPPVVPAPEVKPARD; encoded by the coding sequence ATGAACTGGTTGAGCCAGCCGGGGCTGCGGGATGCGGTCTGGTTTCCTCTGGTCTCCGCCCTGGCCTTCGCGGCCTTCCTGGGCTCCTTACTGGTGATCTACTACGCTCCCCTGTCCGGAGCGCTGAGGGCCTTCCTGGGTTTGGCCATCCTGCTGGTCCTCCTCCCTCTTCTGGGGATCCGGAACACGTTCCTGCTGGAGGTCGCCACCCAGGTGGGGATCTTCGCGGCGATGGCCCTGGGGCTGAACATCGTGGTGGGCTTCGCCGGGCTGCTGGACCTGGGGTATGTGGCCTTTTATGCTGTTGGCGCGTATCTGTGGGCCATCTTCGGCTCCCCGCAGGCCAACATCGCCTTCGGGACCAACCGCTTTCCCCTGGAGCCGGAATGGTTCTTCCTCTTCCTCTTCCTGGCGGTGGGGGTGGCGGCCCTCACCGGGATCCTCCTGGGACTGCCGGTGCTGCGGCTGCGAGGAGACTACCTCGCCATCGTCACGCTCGCCTTCGGCGAGGTGATCCGCGTCATCGTGAACAACCTGGACAAGCCGATCAACCTGACCAACGGCCCGCAGGGGATCCGCCCGGTGCAACGGCCGCCCCTGTTCTTCAAGCCGTGGTTGCACGCCCTGGGGATCCGCCTGGAGGACCCCACCCTTTATGCGCTTTATTTCTACTTCCTGGTCCTGCTGGTGATCGGGTTTGCGATCTGGATGGCCCGGCGTCTGGAGAACTCCTGGGTGGGGCGGGCGTGGACGGCGATCCGGGAGGATGAGCTGGCCGCCCAGGCCATGGGGATCCCTCTCGTGCGGATGAAGCTGGCCGCTTTCGCCACCGGGGCTTCCTTCGCCGGCGCCATGGGGATGATCTTCGCCGCTAAGCAGTATTTCATCAACCCCGAGAGTTTCACGTTTATGGAATCCATCGGGGTGCTGGTGATGGTGATCGTGGGCGGCATGGGGAGCATCCCCGGCGCCATTGTGGGGGCCACGGTGGTGACCATCCTCAACCTCCAGATCCTGAAGGGCCTCTCGTTGATGCTGAACAAGCTGCGCCAGGCTGGGGTGGTGATCCCGCTGATCAATTTCCCCCTCAGCCAGTGGCCGACCCAGCTGGAGCCGGCCAAGTATGAGCGCCTGGTCTTCGGGATCCTGCTCATCCTGATGATGATCCTGCGCCCCCAGGGCTTGATCCCCGAGCGGCGCCATCGACTGGAGCTGGCCGAAGCCATGGGACGGGAGGAGGAGCTGGAGCGCCTGCCTGTGGAGGAGGAGCTCCCGCCGGTGGTGCCCGCGCCGGAGGTCAAGCCCGCACGGGATTGA
- a CDS encoding NAD(P)/FAD-dependent oxidoreductase: MSEAPVREDAGPVDLVIIGAGPTGLFGAFYAGLRGLSVKVIDALPQPGGQLAVLYPEKFIYDVPGHPKILAKDLVRLLVEQASMFNPIFCLGERAVGLRREDALWAVETDRGIHRARTVLIAAGIGAFQPNRIGKPEIDQYEGRGLYYVVTERRPFRNKRLLIVGGGDTAVDWALNLKDFAAHITLIHRRDQFRAHPGSVAELMRSGVEVRLFHELKALHPGPDGWIREAVIFDNRTGEETVIPVDAVIMSLGFKADLGPIKGWGLETVGSRYIKVNARMETNLPGVYAAGDITAPEGVEPLNLIVIGFAQAATAVNYAATYINPQAKVFPGHSSEMRLR; the protein is encoded by the coding sequence ATGTCGGAGGCTCCAGTGCGTGAAGACGCGGGCCCGGTGGATTTGGTCATCATCGGCGCGGGGCCGACCGGTCTGTTCGGGGCTTTCTACGCCGGGCTTCGCGGCCTCAGCGTCAAGGTCATCGACGCCCTGCCCCAGCCCGGGGGCCAGCTGGCCGTGCTGTATCCCGAAAAATTCATCTATGATGTGCCGGGCCATCCCAAGATCCTGGCCAAGGATCTGGTGCGCTTGCTGGTGGAACAGGCTTCCATGTTCAATCCCATCTTCTGCCTGGGGGAGCGCGCCGTGGGGTTGCGACGGGAGGATGCCCTCTGGGCCGTGGAGACCGATCGGGGCATCCATCGGGCCCGGACGGTGCTGATCGCCGCGGGCATCGGGGCCTTCCAGCCCAATCGGATCGGCAAGCCCGAGATCGACCAGTATGAGGGGCGGGGGCTATATTACGTGGTGACCGAGCGCCGGCCCTTCCGCAACAAGCGGCTGCTGATCGTGGGAGGTGGCGACACAGCGGTGGACTGGGCCCTCAACCTCAAGGACTTCGCCGCCCACATCACCCTGATCCATCGCCGTGACCAGTTCCGTGCTCACCCGGGCAGCGTGGCCGAGCTTATGCGCTCCGGCGTGGAGGTCCGGCTCTTCCATGAGTTGAAAGCCCTCCATCCCGGGCCGGACGGCTGGATCCGGGAGGCGGTGATCTTTGATAACCGCACCGGGGAGGAGACGGTGATCCCGGTGGACGCGGTGATCATGAGCCTGGGGTTCAAGGCGGACCTGGGGCCGATCAAGGGCTGGGGGCTGGAGACGGTGGGGAGCCGCTACATCAAAGTGAACGCCCGCATGGAGACCAACCTGCCCGGCGTCTACGCCGCGGGGGACATCACGGCGCCGGAAGGGGTGGAGCCGCTGAACCTCATCGTGATCGGCTTCGCCCAGGCGGCCACGGCGGTGAACTACGCAGCCACCTACATTAACCCGCAGGCCAAGGTGTTCCCCGGGCACTCCAGTGAAATGCGGCTCCGGTGA
- a CDS encoding basic amino acid ABC transporter substrate-binding protein: MRRLLWGILIAALLAVACQPAATPTPAPGAGGQLPDLGGRELKIASDTTYPPFEFVDPKTNEIVGFDVDLVNEICKLLNCKPKIISTAWEGIFAGLEQKQFDLAASGITITEERKQKFDFSDSYLRYGQVVLVRADEERIKSKDDLKDKIVGVQIGTTNEETAKTLVADEAKQLKRYDTFDLAVRALLAKDVDAVVIDSPAADGFMAQNPGKLKIAGEPFTSEDLGLCFPKGSDLVAPFNAALKVLKENGTLDRLYQKWFKEYKPGQ; this comes from the coding sequence ATGAGGCGCCTGCTGTGGGGGATCCTGATCGCTGCGTTGCTGGCGGTTGCGTGTCAGCCAGCCGCCACGCCGACCCCGGCCCCCGGGGCCGGAGGGCAATTGCCCGACCTGGGGGGGCGGGAGCTGAAGATCGCTAGCGACACCACTTACCCGCCTTTTGAGTTCGTCGACCCCAAGACCAACGAGATCGTGGGCTTCGACGTCGATCTGGTCAACGAGATCTGCAAGCTGCTCAACTGCAAGCCGAAGATCATCTCCACCGCCTGGGAGGGGATCTTCGCCGGCCTGGAGCAGAAGCAGTTCGACCTGGCCGCCTCCGGCATCACTATCACCGAGGAGCGCAAGCAGAAGTTCGACTTCTCCGATTCCTACCTCCGTTACGGCCAGGTGGTGCTGGTCCGGGCCGATGAGGAGCGGATCAAGAGCAAGGACGACCTCAAGGATAAGATCGTGGGGGTCCAGATCGGGACCACCAACGAGGAGACGGCCAAGACTCTGGTGGCCGACGAGGCCAAGCAGCTCAAGCGCTACGACACCTTCGACCTGGCGGTGCGGGCGCTCCTGGCCAAGGATGTGGACGCGGTGGTGATCGACAGCCCGGCGGCCGATGGCTTCATGGCCCAGAACCCGGGCAAGCTGAAGATCGCCGGGGAGCCCTTCACCAGCGAGGACCTCGGGCTCTGCTTCCCCAAGGGCAGCGATCTGGTCGCTCCCTTCAACGCCGCCCTGAAGGTCCTGAAGGAGAACGGCACGCTGGACCGGCTGTATCAAAAGTGGTTCAAGGAATACAAGCCGGGCCAGTAG
- a CDS encoding branched-chain amino acid ABC transporter permease, whose translation MTLLQFVVRTLPQVAIDGLVIGFLYAMIALGYTMVYGVLQFINFAHSEIFMVGAFIGVELMLALAIPSTAPLMLIMAGILLAVAAGMVGSGLLAVAIERIAYRPLRGAPRLVPLISAIGVSFFLQDAVRALEGLLNNAFYRNYPSFPVLNQQIPIAAFTVAGQPVQMQIQAKVVFIIIASLLMLTGLNFVVNATRLGRAIRAVAQDRPTAALMGVDVDRIIMLTFLIGGALGGATGVLYGIRVGRIDPYVGFIPGIKAFTAAVLGGIGNITGAMLGGIVLGVLEGFAGAYLSQFTGGAFGAEYKDIFAFLILILILMFRPTGLLGEQVGQKA comes from the coding sequence ATGACGCTTCTCCAGTTTGTCGTCCGCACATTGCCCCAGGTGGCCATCGACGGCCTGGTCATCGGCTTCCTTTACGCGATGATCGCCCTGGGCTACACGATGGTCTACGGGGTGCTGCAGTTCATCAACTTCGCTCACAGTGAGATCTTCATGGTCGGGGCGTTCATCGGCGTGGAGCTCATGCTCGCCCTGGCCATCCCCTCCACGGCCCCCTTGATGCTGATCATGGCCGGGATCCTGCTGGCGGTGGCCGCCGGGATGGTCGGCAGCGGGCTGCTGGCGGTGGCCATCGAGCGGATCGCCTACCGGCCGCTGCGGGGGGCGCCTCGCCTGGTGCCCCTGATCTCCGCGATCGGGGTCTCGTTCTTCCTCCAGGACGCCGTCCGGGCCCTTGAGGGCCTCTTGAACAACGCTTTCTATCGAAATTATCCCTCCTTCCCCGTCCTGAATCAGCAGATCCCCATCGCCGCCTTCACGGTGGCCGGCCAGCCGGTCCAGATGCAGATCCAGGCGAAGGTGGTCTTTATTATCATCGCCTCTTTATTGATGCTCACCGGTTTGAACTTCGTGGTGAACGCGACCCGGCTGGGCCGGGCGATCCGGGCGGTGGCCCAAGATCGACCCACGGCGGCGCTGATGGGGGTGGACGTCGATCGGATTATCATGCTGACCTTCCTGATCGGTGGTGCCTTGGGCGGGGCCACCGGCGTGCTGTATGGGATCCGGGTGGGCCGCATCGACCCCTACGTGGGCTTCATCCCGGGGATCAAGGCCTTCACCGCGGCGGTCCTGGGCGGCATCGGCAACATCACCGGGGCCATGCTCGGCGGGATCGTCCTGGGGGTCCTGGAGGGCTTCGCAGGGGCCTATCTCTCTCAGTTTACCGGCGGGGCCTTCGGGGCGGAATATAAGGACATCTTCGCCTTCCTGATCCTGATCCTGATCCTGATGTTCCGCCCGACGGGCCTGCTCGGCGAGCAAGTGGGTCAGAAGGCGTAG
- a CDS encoding ABC transporter ATP-binding protein: MAVLELRDVHTYYGHIHALKGISFKVEPGEIVTLIGANGAGKSTTLRTISGLVRARHGQVLLNGEDITHLPPHEIVARGVGHVPEGRRIFPQLTVWENLEMGAYTVKDRQEIARRMEFVFSIFPRLKERLHQKGGTLSGGEQQMLAIARALMMSPRILLLDEPSMGLAPVLVESIFEVIRQLNWQGTTILLVEQNAHMALQVAHRGYVLETGRIVLEGTARELAENPLVQAAYLGMH, translated from the coding sequence ATGGCCGTTCTGGAGCTGAGGGATGTCCATACCTATTATGGACATATCCATGCCCTCAAGGGCATTTCGTTTAAGGTGGAGCCGGGGGAGATCGTCACCCTTATCGGAGCCAACGGCGCCGGAAAAAGCACCACGCTGCGCACCATCTCCGGCCTGGTCCGGGCGCGTCACGGCCAGGTGCTCCTCAACGGGGAGGACATCACCCATCTACCTCCCCACGAGATCGTCGCCCGGGGCGTCGGCCACGTCCCCGAGGGGCGGCGGATCTTCCCCCAGCTCACGGTGTGGGAGAACCTGGAGATGGGCGCCTACACGGTGAAGGACCGCCAGGAAATCGCCCGGCGGATGGAGTTCGTGTTCAGCATCTTTCCCCGTCTGAAGGAGCGGCTTCATCAAAAAGGGGGGACCCTCTCTGGGGGTGAGCAGCAGATGCTGGCTATCGCCCGGGCGCTGATGATGAGCCCCCGCATCCTGCTCCTGGATGAGCCCTCTATGGGCTTGGCGCCGGTGCTGGTGGAGAGCATCTTCGAGGTCATCCGGCAACTGAACTGGCAGGGCACAACGATCCTCTTGGTGGAGCAGAATGCCCACATGGCCCTGCAGGTGGCCCACCGTGGCTATGTGCTGGAGACCGGACGGATCGTCCTGGAGGGGACGGCCCGGGAGCTGGCGGAGAACCCACTGGTCCAGGCTGCTTACCTGGGGATGCACTGA
- a CDS encoding ABC transporter permease, protein MVNYLIRRLFQMMIVILLSSMAIYAIMNLAPGGPLSGINLGADRKSRLSPEEIRRIEEFLGLHRPLHWRYIVWLLGEDWLDDVGLSHLQRTSCRQIPTECTRGVIRFDFGDSWRLAAGQRVIDLIWFRLPNTLLLMTSATLLSLLVAIPIGIYSAVRQYSLLDYAATTFAFFGTAMPVFWFGLMMIFLFSGPRSPWYQVLGLPYLPTGNTFSLRPPPPGSLLHVLGATPGSPLDRAVHLILPTLVLSLLYMAGWSRYTRSSMLEVLRQDYVRTARAKGLIERVVIMKHALRNALIPIVTILTLEIPGIFSGAVITETIFNYKGMGRLYYDALQADDWPVVMALLFITSLLVVFANLLADILYTIVDPRIRLE, encoded by the coding sequence ATGGTCAACTATTTGATCCGTCGTCTGTTCCAAATGATGATCGTCATTCTCCTTTCATCGATGGCGATCTACGCGATCATGAACTTGGCCCCGGGAGGGCCGTTGAGCGGGATCAATCTGGGAGCGGATCGGAAAAGCCGTCTGAGCCCGGAGGAGATCCGGAGGATCGAGGAGTTCCTGGGATTACACCGACCGTTGCACTGGCGATATATCGTCTGGCTTCTGGGGGAGGACTGGCTGGATGACGTAGGGCTTTCCCATCTTCAGCGAACCAGCTGCCGGCAGATCCCAACAGAGTGCACCCGGGGGGTGATCCGCTTCGACTTCGGCGACTCCTGGCGGCTGGCCGCAGGGCAGAGGGTGATCGATCTGATCTGGTTCCGTCTTCCCAACACCCTCCTCCTGATGACCTCCGCGACGCTGCTCTCCCTTCTGGTGGCCATCCCCATCGGCATTTACTCAGCGGTGCGGCAATATTCCCTCTTGGATTATGCGGCGACGACCTTCGCCTTCTTCGGGACCGCGATGCCGGTGTTCTGGTTCGGATTGATGATGATCTTCCTCTTCAGCGGCCCGCGCTCCCCCTGGTATCAGGTCCTGGGCCTGCCGTATCTCCCCACGGGGAACACCTTCAGCCTGCGTCCGCCTCCGCCGGGGAGTCTTCTCCACGTGCTGGGCGCGACCCCCGGCTCCCCCCTGGATCGGGCCGTGCACCTGATCCTGCCCACCCTGGTCCTGAGCCTCCTCTACATGGCCGGCTGGAGCCGCTACACCCGCTCTTCCATGCTGGAGGTGCTCCGTCAGGATTATGTGCGCACGGCTCGGGCGAAGGGGTTGATCGAGCGGGTGGTGATCATGAAGCATGCGTTGCGCAACGCCCTCATCCCCATCGTGACCATCCTGACTTTGGAGATCCCGGGTATTTTCAGCGGGGCGGTGATCACGGAGACGATATTCAACTATAAGGGCATGGGGCGGCTCTATTACGACGCCCTTCAGGCGGACGACTGGCCGGTGGTGATGGCGTTGCTCTTCATCACCTCGCTGCTGGTGGTGTTCGCCAACCTGTTGGCGGACATCCTGTATACGATCGTTGATCCGCGGATCCGGCTGGAGTGA
- a CDS encoding amino acid ABC transporter permease, giving the protein MAVSIERQAPLPSPRPPRRSGLDWRTWPWWAVMLGTFGLWTGVAILNSPDYQATVRFLVRGIPVTLQLTVIAYAIALILGLIAGLGRVSRNVVFYNLSTLYVEFIRGVPLLVVLFYVAFVAAPPMGDALIQAGQAWGLAPLAELGRLIRSEMGRAVTGLAIGYGAYLAEVYRAGIESIPRGQMEAARSLGMTYWQAMRLVILPQAIRNVLPPLGNDFIAMLKDTALASVIAVPELMYVGRQRAAGTFRYFEVYNTVALLYLAMTLLLSMLVRLLERRTAVPR; this is encoded by the coding sequence ATGGCGGTTTCCATCGAACGACAGGCTCCGCTTCCCTCCCCGCGGCCGCCGCGGCGATCCGGCCTGGACTGGCGGACGTGGCCCTGGTGGGCGGTGATGCTGGGGACGTTCGGGTTGTGGACCGGGGTGGCGATCCTGAACTCCCCGGATTATCAGGCGACGGTCCGCTTCCTGGTCCGGGGCATCCCGGTCACCCTTCAGCTGACGGTGATCGCCTATGCCATCGCCCTGATCCTCGGGCTGATCGCCGGCCTGGGCCGGGTCTCCCGGAACGTGGTGTTCTATAACCTGTCCACGCTCTACGTGGAGTTCATCCGCGGGGTTCCGCTCCTGGTGGTGCTGTTTTATGTAGCCTTTGTGGCCGCCCCACCGATGGGGGATGCCCTGATCCAGGCCGGCCAAGCGTGGGGGCTGGCCCCGCTGGCTGAGCTCGGCCGCCTGATCCGCAGCGAGATGGGCCGGGCGGTGACCGGCCTGGCCATCGGCTACGGGGCCTACCTGGCGGAGGTGTATCGGGCGGGCATCGAGTCCATCCCCCGGGGCCAGATGGAGGCGGCCCGCAGCCTGGGGATGACCTACTGGCAGGCCATGCGCCTGGTCATCCTCCCCCAGGCGATCCGGAACGTGTTACCTCCCCTGGGCAACGACTTCATCGCCATGCTGAAAGACACGGCCCTGGCCTCCGTGATCGCCGTGCCGGAGCTGATGTATGTGGGACGCCAGCGGGCGGCGGGGACCTTCCGGTATTTCGAGGTATACAACACGGTGGCCCTGCTCTACCTGGCGATGACCCTGCTGCTCTCTATGCTCGTTCGCCTTCTGGAGCGACGGACCGCGGTCCCCCGCTGA
- a CDS encoding branched-chain amino acid ABC transporter substrate-binding protein: MKFSRILMALTVFSLLLAACAPAATPTPTQAPVAPAASPTPAAPAATPTPAVKGTIKIATQSPLSGGQAALGEGIKNGAQLAIEQLKGPIEALGFKVELVPFDDQAKPDVGVANAKQLVNDPDILAVIGHLNSGVAIPSSETYKDYDLVMVSPANTNPCITDRGYLVVNRVCGRDDVQGAVGAEFAFNELKVKTAFVIHDKTTYGQGVAEFFKKRFEELGGQVLGFEGTEEKANFDPLITAIQAVNPELIYFGGIYDQAGVFFKQAREKGVKAIFLGPDGMDSSELAKIAGEAVVGMYYTSVAAPPTVYEGAKKFIEDYKAKFGKDPEPFSAQAYDATAIVLKAIEAAIQEAGGQKPSRKAVAEKVRATKDFQGITGVITFDERGDPVKAKYFVIKVVSGNPEDWGKNELVKTLELAPPPFTPELKAKCGVQ; encoded by the coding sequence ATGAAGTTTTCCAGGATCCTGATGGCGCTGACGGTGTTCAGCCTGCTGCTCGCCGCCTGCGCTCCCGCGGCGACGCCCACCCCAACCCAGGCCCCTGTCGCTCCGGCGGCGAGCCCGACACCCGCTGCTCCGGCGGCGACGCCGACGCCAGCGGTGAAGGGCACCATCAAGATCGCCACCCAGAGCCCGCTCTCGGGCGGCCAGGCGGCCCTGGGGGAGGGGATCAAGAACGGGGCCCAGCTGGCCATCGAGCAGCTCAAAGGCCCCATTGAGGCCCTGGGCTTCAAGGTGGAGCTGGTGCCCTTCGACGACCAGGCCAAGCCCGACGTGGGCGTGGCCAACGCCAAGCAGCTGGTCAACGACCCCGACATCCTGGCGGTGATCGGGCACCTCAACTCCGGCGTGGCCATCCCCTCCTCGGAGACCTATAAAGATTACGACCTGGTCATGGTCTCCCCGGCCAACACCAACCCCTGCATCACCGACCGCGGGTATCTGGTGGTGAACCGGGTCTGCGGCCGCGACGACGTGCAGGGGGCGGTGGGTGCAGAGTTCGCCTTCAACGAGCTCAAGGTCAAGACCGCCTTCGTGATCCACGACAAGACGACCTATGGCCAGGGCGTGGCCGAGTTCTTCAAGAAGCGCTTTGAGGAGCTGGGCGGCCAGGTCCTGGGCTTCGAGGGGACGGAGGAGAAGGCGAACTTCGATCCGCTGATCACAGCCATCCAGGCGGTGAACCCCGAGCTGATCTACTTCGGCGGCATCTACGATCAGGCGGGGGTCTTCTTCAAGCAGGCCCGGGAGAAGGGCGTGAAGGCCATTTTCCTGGGGCCGGACGGGATGGACTCCTCGGAGCTGGCGAAGATCGCCGGAGAAGCGGTGGTGGGGATGTATTACACGAGCGTGGCCGCGCCTCCGACGGTCTACGAGGGGGCCAAGAAGTTCATCGAGGACTACAAGGCGAAGTTCGGCAAGGATCCCGAGCCCTTCTCGGCCCAGGCCTACGATGCTACGGCGATCGTGCTGAAGGCCATCGAGGCGGCCATTCAGGAGGCCGGTGGGCAGAAGCCGAGCCGCAAGGCGGTGGCGGAGAAGGTGCGGGCGACCAAGGATTTCCAGGGGATCACCGGTGTGATCACCTTCGACGAGCGGGGCGACCCGGTCAAGGCGAAATACTTCGTGATCAAGGTGGTCTCCGGCAATCCGGAGGACTGGGGCAAGAACGAGCTGGTGAAGACCCTGGAGCTGGCGCCGCCGCCCTTCACGCCGGAGCTGAAGGCGAAGTGCGGCGTGCAGTGA
- a CDS encoding ABC transporter ATP-binding protein, with protein MAYLLELKKVTKRFGGLVAVNRVDFTLEPGRIVSIIGPNGAGKTTLFNLITGIYKPDEGEILFEGRSLVGLRPDQITARGIARTFQNIRLFGNMTVMENILVGMHTRFRANPVDILFQTPRFREEERQLREEALRLIRFVGLRASPDELAKNLPYGEQRKVELARALAARPKLILLDEPTAGMNPQETAETTRLIRRLRDELGITVILIEHQMRVVMGISERVTVLDYGEKIAEGAPEEVRRNPRVIEAYLGRGVAMGAVAG; from the coding sequence ATGGCCTACCTGCTGGAATTGAAGAAAGTCACCAAGCGCTTCGGGGGCCTGGTGGCCGTGAACCGGGTCGATTTCACCCTGGAGCCCGGTCGCATCGTCAGCATCATCGGGCCCAACGGGGCCGGGAAGACGACGCTCTTCAACCTCATCACCGGGATCTACAAGCCGGATGAAGGGGAGATCCTCTTCGAAGGCCGCTCCCTCGTGGGGCTCCGGCCGGATCAGATCACCGCAAGGGGCATCGCCCGGACCTTCCAGAACATCCGTCTCTTCGGCAACATGACGGTGATGGAGAACATCCTGGTCGGGATGCACACGCGTTTCCGGGCGAACCCTGTGGATATCCTCTTTCAGACGCCTCGCTTTCGGGAGGAGGAGCGGCAGCTGCGGGAGGAAGCGTTGCGGCTGATCCGGTTCGTCGGGCTTCGGGCCTCCCCCGATGAGCTGGCCAAGAACCTGCCGTATGGGGAGCAGCGCAAAGTGGAGCTGGCCCGAGCCCTGGCCGCCCGTCCCAAGCTGATCCTCCTGGATGAGCCGACGGCCGGGATGAACCCCCAGGAGACGGCGGAGACCACGCGCCTGATCCGGCGCCTCCGGGATGAGCTGGGCATCACGGTCATCCTGATCGAGCACCAGATGCGGGTGGTGATGGGGATCTCCGAACGGGTTACCGTCCTGGACTACGGGGAGAAGATCGCCGAGGGAGCCCCGGAGGAGGTCCGCCGGAACCCGCGGGTGATCGAGGCCTACCTGGGGCGGGGTGTGGCGATGGGAGCGGTCGCCGGATGA
- a CDS encoding DnaJ family domain-containing protein encodes MVNWGEWVEQKILEAMRRGEFDHLPGKGRPLQLEENPYLEPGLAIAYHLLRQNDARPEWIEADLAIRRGIEQARQDLRRTLQWRQEALQALAGKSDPRSRREREWIEAEWERALRAFARRIAELNEQIFLYNLKVPIYWLQRFKFDLQEELRALGIPEEEIQALEEPSPSSTAPSTR; translated from the coding sequence ATGGTGAACTGGGGCGAGTGGGTGGAGCAGAAGATCCTGGAGGCGATGCGCCGGGGGGAGTTCGATCACCTCCCGGGCAAGGGGCGGCCGCTGCAGCTGGAGGAGAACCCCTACCTGGAGCCTGGGCTTGCCATCGCCTATCATCTTCTCCGGCAGAACGATGCCCGGCCGGAGTGGATCGAGGCGGATTTGGCCATCCGGCGGGGGATCGAACAGGCCCGGCAGGATCTGCGGCGGACCCTCCAGTGGCGTCAGGAGGCCCTGCAGGCCCTGGCGGGGAAATCCGACCCGCGGAGCCGACGGGAGCGGGAGTGGATTGAGGCGGAGTGGGAACGGGCCCTGCGGGCCTTCGCCCGACGCATCGCCGAGCTCAACGAGCAAATCTTTCTTTACAACCTGAAGGTCCCTATCTACTGGCTCCAGCGGTTTAAATTTGACCTGCAGGAGGAGCTGCGCGCCCTGGGCATCCCGGAGGAGGAGATCCAAGCCTTAGAGGAGCCATCCCCCTCCTCGACAGCGCCCTCCACTCGGTGA